From a single Drosophila sulfurigaster albostrigata strain 15112-1811.04 chromosome 3, ASM2355843v2, whole genome shotgun sequence genomic region:
- the LOC133844443 gene encoding protein spinster isoform X6, protein MSQKHHQAYQPLATAAAAMDNPAMSNSSSSSGSNDDVAGLEPHGLPATYSSQQLVASDFDSMERLRGNESVPTQPRAITVSQWFTVGVLCFVNLINYMDRFTIAGVLTDVKTDFGIDNDRAGLLQTAFVVSYMVFAPLFGYLGDRYPRRLLMAVGVTLWSTTTILGSFMHQFGWFLTFRAMVGIGEASYSTIAPTIISDLFVGSVRSQMLALFYFAIPVGSGLGYIVGSKTAHLANNWRWALRVTPILGLIAVVLIFLIKDPKRGASEASHNLQPTSFMTDVKELVKNRSFMLSTAGFTCVAFVAGALAWWGPTYIHMGLRMQPGNEDLQLDEVSFVFGLITMIAGLLGVPLGSVLSQKLRKRFPTADPVICAVGLLLSAPLLTGACLIVSSQTAVTYVLIFFGQLALNMNWAIVADILLYVVVPTRRSTAEAFQILISHALGDAGSPYLVGAISVAIKNHLSSEPKMISNQSFQSMSQVLENATETVTNTLKDMSLSPRVGSSEDVIKFEALQYSLFSTTFVEVLGGIFFLFTACYVIKDRRRAAQESMAKELRLAPGENKKDIFDSECLVMCTDIALRERA, encoded by the exons ATGTCGCAGAAACACCATCAGGCCTATCAACCGCTTGCAACTGCCGCGGCAGCCATGGATAATCCGGCGatgagcaacagcagtagcagcagtggcagcaacgaTGACGTTGCCGGTTTGGAGCCACACGGTTTGCCTGCGACATACTCGTCACAACAACTCGTAGCATCAGATTTCGATTCGATGGAGCGACTAAGGGGCAACGAGAGCGTGCCAACACAACCCCGCGCCATAACCGTTAGCCAATGGTTCACCGTTGGCGTCCTTTGTTTTGTCAATCTCATCAACTATATGGATCGCTTCACAATTGCGG GTGTGCTAACTGATGTAAAGACAGACTTCGGTATAGACAACGATAGAGCGGGATTATTGCAGACAGCCTTTGTCGTCTCGTATATGGTGTTTGCCCCCCTCTTTGGCTATCTGGGAGATCGCTATCCACGTCGCCTGCTTATGGCCGTGGGTGTCACATTATGGTCAACGACAACAATTTTGGGCTCGTTTATGCATCAGTTTGGATGGTTCCTCACCTTCCGTGCCATGGTCGGCATCGGCGAGGCCTCCTACAGCACAATAGCGCCAACGATCATCTCGGATCTGTTTGTGGGCAGTGTGCGATCCCAAATGCTGGCCCTTTTCTACTTTGCCATACCCGTAGGCTCTGGACTCGG TTACATTGTTGGCTCAAAGACAGCGCATTTGGCCAACAACTGGCGCTGGGCACTGCGTGTGACTCCCATTCTGGGCTTGATCGCCGTCGTGCTGATCTTCCTCATCAAGGATCCCAAGCGTGGCGCCAGCGAAGCATCGCACAATCTGCAGCCCACATCCTTCATGACGGACGTCAAGGAGCTGGTGAAGAATCGTTCGTTCATGCTCTCCACGGCCGGGTTCACGTGCGTGGCCTTTGTGGCCGGTGCACTCGCCTGGTGGGGACCAACCTACATCCACATGGGTCTCAGGATGCAGCCCGGCAACGAGGACCTGCAGCTGGATGA AGTCTCATTCGTGTTTGGCCTTATTACAATGATCGCTGGGTTGCTGGGCGTGCCGCTGGGTTCAGTTCTATCGCAAAAGCTAAGGAAACGCTTCCCCACCGCCGATCCAGTCATCTGTGCCGTTGGCCTGCTGCTTAGCGCTCCGCTTTTGACCGGCGCCTGTTTGATTGTTTCCAGCCAAACGGCTGTCACATATGTATTAATCTTTTTCGGTCAATTAGCTTTAAACATGAACTGGGCAATTGTTGCGGACATTTTGCTG TATGTGGTGGTGCCCACACGCCGTTCAACTGCCGAAGCCTTCCAAATTTTAATCTCACATGCTCTGGGCGATGCCGGCAGTCCGTATTTGGTGGGCGCA ATTTCCGTTGCAATTAAAAACCATCTGAGCTCGGAGCCAAAGATGATCAGCAATCAGAGTTTCCAGAGCATGTCGCAAGTGTTGGAAAACGCAACGGAAACCGTTACCAATACTCTCAAAGACATGTCCTTGAGCCCAAGAGTAGGC AGTTCGGAGGATGTTATCAAATTCGAGGCGCTACAGTATTCACTTTTCTCCACGACCTTTGTGGAAGTGTTGGGCGGAATTTTCTTCCTGTTCACCGCATGCTATGTGATCAAGGACAGACGCAGAGCCGCTCAAGAGTCTATGG CTAAAGAATTGAGACTGGCGCCAGGCGAGAACAAGAAAGATATCTTCGATTCGGAGTGTCTGGTCATGTGCACCGATATTGCACTGCGAGAGCGTGCGTGA
- the LOC133844443 gene encoding antichymotrypsin-2 isoform X14, giving the protein MALIYKLPQISGLIAKMLLLIQALLQGQDQSNIFSRGLAKFSNNVYTKLVADNPNDNIIFSPFSIQTCAAMARLGASGRTAAQLDRGLNLISNNAVEIAESFHKVLAAFEKSSVLRIANKIYIKTGYQLRDEFSSLIFKKFLSGVEPIDFTQKEKAARAINSWVEQRTENLIKDLISPSALDEDTQLVLINAVHFKGTWAHQFPKINTRNENFYLNKDNSIKVPMMKLTKIFRYAELDFLDATALELPYKDSDWSLLILLPNRKTGLPQLERKLRRTQLSQIRKELYSTDVIVRLPKFKSEFKVELKNTFEQLGMSEMFSNNADFSRMITSPDQLKVSKIFHKAVIDVNERGTEAAAATAMVMVGFSMPMMPQEPNRFYADRPFNYYIINRQRTVLFAGKLIKP; this is encoded by the exons ATGGCGTTGATTTATAAACTTCCACAAATCAGTG GCCTTATAGCAAAAATGCTGCTCCTGATCCAGGCCCTATTACAAGGCCAAGACCAGTCCAATATATTCTCGCGCGGCTTGGCTAAATTCTCCAACAACGTGTACACCAAGCTTGTAGCAGACAACCCCAATGACAACATCATTTTCTCACCCTTCTCAATCCAAACCTGTGCAGCCATGGCGCGCTTAGGAGCCAGCGGCAGAACAGCAGCCCAATTGGATCGCGGTCTTAATCTGATTTCCAATAATGCGGTAGAGATTGCGGAGAGTTTCCACAAAGTACTAGCAGCATTCGAAAAAAGTAGCGTTCTTCGCATTGCCAACAAAATCTACATCAAGACTGGCTATCAGCTGAGGGATGAGTTTAGTTCACTAATCTTCAAAAAGTTTCTATCCGGTGTCGAGCCTATAGACTTTacccaaaaagaaaaggcTGCACGTGCCATTAATTCCTGGGTGGAACAACGAACCGAAAACCTTATAAAAGATCTGATTTCACCAAGTGCTTTGGATGAAGATACGCAATTGGTGTTGATCAATGCGGTACATTTTAAGGGAACCTGGGCCCATCAATTCCCAAAGATTAACAccagaaatgaaaatttttatttgaacaaGGACAATAGCATCAAAGTACCCATGATGAAATTGACGAAGATTTTCAGATATGCGGAACTAGATTTTCTTGATGCCACTGCACTGGAACTGCCCTACAAAGACTCGGACTGGTCCCTGCTAATTTTGTTACCTAATAGGAAGACTGGTTTGCCACAACTGGAGAGGAAACTTCGCAGAACTCAGCTTTCCCAAATTAGGAAAGAACTTTACTCGACCGACGTAATTGTGAGATTGCCAAAGTTCAAATCTGAATTCAAGGTGGAGTTGAAAAACACTTTTGAGCAG CTGGGAATGTCCGAAATGTTCTCGAATAATGCTGACTTTAGCAGAATGATCACAAGTCCGGACCAGTTAAAAGTGTCGAAAATCTTTCACAAGGCTGTTATCGACGTCAATGAAAGGGGCACTgaggcagctgcagccacag CTATGGTCATGGTTGGGTTCTCCATGCCCATGATGCCACAGGAGCCCAATCGATTCTATGCAGATCGGCCATTTAACTACTATATCATCAATAGACAAAGAACTGTGCTCTTTGCTGGGAAGTTAATTAAACCATAA
- the LOC133844443 gene encoding alaserpin isoform X9: protein MQTELRAKRLESEKNQEKNKTLEKATNRDTHIRWLHLKQNPYLIRELNKQRKTAKQRQITNNIYRVWATHSLLLLLLLQPPLHFAQVQHQSRYSMTSPDSNNVAEFSRRLATFSINVYNKLITQKPNQNIIFSPFSIQTCAAMARLGAVGETAAQLDRGLGLISNNEAQIAESFHKVLADYENSSILHIANKIYIMTGFELKDEFSSLISKQFLSAVEPVDFAKNVEAAGQINSWVEQRTNNLIKDLVPPSALDKDSRLVLINAIHFKGNWVHQFPERDTRNEPFHLNDADSIEVPMMNLKKRFRYANLGDLDATALELPYKDSDLSMLIVLPNSKTGLSQLEEKLRSTPLSEITGALYSTEVIVKLPKFKSELEVELSETFKQLGMTHLFSNEADFSKMLQSPEELKVSKIIHKAFIDVNEKGTEAAAATAMVMVGFSMPMMPQEPNRFYADRPFNYYIINRQRTVLFAGKLIKP, encoded by the exons ATGCAAACAGAACTGAGAGCGAAGCGCTTAGAGTCggaaaaaaatcaagaaaaaaacaaaacattggAGAAAGCTACAAACAGAGACACGCACATACGGTGGCTCCACTTGAAACAAAATCCATATTTAATTCGTGAGTTAAACAAACAACGCAAAACGGCTAAACAACGTCAGATAACGAACAACATCTACCGAG TCTGGGCGACACACtctcttctgctgcttctgcttttacAGCCACCTCTGCATTTCGCCCAAGTCCAGCATCAATCCAGATACAGTATGACCAGCCCCGATAGTAACAATGTAGCCGAGTTCTCGCGCCGCTTGGCCACATTCTCGATCAATGTGTACAACAAACTGATCACGCAGAAACCCAATCAGAACATCATCTTCTCACCCTTCTCAATCCAAACCTGTGCAGCCATGGCCCGCCTGGGAGCCGTAGGTGAAACAGCTGCCCAATTGGATCGCGGCCTTGGACTGATTTCGAACAATGAAGCACAGATTGCCGAGAGTTTCCACAAAGTGCTCGCAGATTACGAGAACAGTAGCATTCTGCATATTGCCAACAAGATCTATATCATGACTGGTTTCGAACTCAAAGATGAGTTCAGTTCACTGATCTCCAAACAGTTTCTATCCGCTGTCGAACCCGTAGACTTTGCCAAAAATGTAGAGGCTGCAGGACAAATTAATTCATGGGTTGAACAGCGTACCAACAACTTGATAAAAGATCTCGTTCCGCCCAGTGCTTTGGATAAGGATTCGCGATTGGTGTTGATAAATGCGATACACTTCAAAGGAAATTGGGTTCATCAATTCCCAGAACGTGATACCCGCAATGAACCTTTCCATTTGAACGACGCTGATAGCATTGAAGTTCCCATGATGAACTTGAAGAAACGTTTCCGATATGCGAACCTAGGTGATCTGGATGCCACAGCACTGGAATTGCCCTACAAAGACTCGGACTTGTCCATGCTGATCGTGTTGCCGAATAGCAAAACTGGTCTATCACAACTGGAGGAGAAACTTCGCAGCACTCCCCTTTCCGAGATTACAGGAGCACTCTACTCGACCGAAGTGATTGTCAAACTACCGAAGTTCAAGTCTGAGCTCGAGGTGGAGTTATCAGAGACATTTAAACAG TTGGGTATGACTCACTTGTTCTCAAATGAAGCGGACTTTAGCAAAATGCTCCAGAGTCCAGAGGAATTGAAGGTGTCGAAAATTATTCACAAGGCCTTTATCGATGTGAATGAGAAGGGCACtgaggcagctgctgccaccg CTATGGTCATGGTTGGGTTCTCCATGCCCATGATGCCACAGGAGCCCAATCGATTCTATGCAGATCGGCCATTTAACTACTATATCATCAATAGACAAAGAACTGTGCTCTTTGCTGGGAAGTTAATTAAACCATAA
- the LOC133844443 gene encoding antitrypsin isoform X12, protein MALIYKLPQISGLIAKMLLLIQALLQGQDQSNIFSRGLAKFSNNVYTKLVADNPNDNIIFSPFSIQTCAAMARLGASGRTAAQLDRGLNLISNNAVEIAESFHKVLAAFEKSSVLRIANKIYIKTGYQLRDEFSSLIFKKFLSGVEPIDFTQKEKAARAINSWVEQRTENLIKDLISPSALDEDTQLVLINAVHFKGTWAHQFPKINTRNENFYLNKDNSIKVPMMKLTKIFRYAELDFLDATALELPYKDSDWSLLILLPNRKTGLPQLERKLRRTQLSQIRKELYSTDVIVRLPKFKSEFKVELKNTFEQLGMSEMFSNNADFSRMITSPDQLKVSKIFHKAVIDVNERGTEAAAATAVIMCRGTSLHFEPPPMFFYANKPFFYYIANKQGIILFAGKKQQFPDVI, encoded by the exons ATGGCGTTGATTTATAAACTTCCACAAATCAGTG GCCTTATAGCAAAAATGCTGCTCCTGATCCAGGCCCTATTACAAGGCCAAGACCAGTCCAATATATTCTCGCGCGGCTTGGCTAAATTCTCCAACAACGTGTACACCAAGCTTGTAGCAGACAACCCCAATGACAACATCATTTTCTCACCCTTCTCAATCCAAACCTGTGCAGCCATGGCGCGCTTAGGAGCCAGCGGCAGAACAGCAGCCCAATTGGATCGCGGTCTTAATCTGATTTCCAATAATGCGGTAGAGATTGCGGAGAGTTTCCACAAAGTACTAGCAGCATTCGAAAAAAGTAGCGTTCTTCGCATTGCCAACAAAATCTACATCAAGACTGGCTATCAGCTGAGGGATGAGTTTAGTTCACTAATCTTCAAAAAGTTTCTATCCGGTGTCGAGCCTATAGACTTTacccaaaaagaaaaggcTGCACGTGCCATTAATTCCTGGGTGGAACAACGAACCGAAAACCTTATAAAAGATCTGATTTCACCAAGTGCTTTGGATGAAGATACGCAATTGGTGTTGATCAATGCGGTACATTTTAAGGGAACCTGGGCCCATCAATTCCCAAAGATTAACAccagaaatgaaaatttttatttgaacaaGGACAATAGCATCAAAGTACCCATGATGAAATTGACGAAGATTTTCAGATATGCGGAACTAGATTTTCTTGATGCCACTGCACTGGAACTGCCCTACAAAGACTCGGACTGGTCCCTGCTAATTTTGTTACCTAATAGGAAGACTGGTTTGCCACAACTGGAGAGGAAACTTCGCAGAACTCAGCTTTCCCAAATTAGGAAAGAACTTTACTCGACCGACGTAATTGTGAGATTGCCAAAGTTCAAATCTGAATTCAAGGTGGAGTTGAAAAACACTTTTGAGCAG CTGGGAATGTCCGAAATGTTCTCGAATAATGCTGACTTTAGCAGAATGATCACAAGTCCGGACCAGTTAAAAGTGTCGAAAATCTTTCACAAGGCTGTTATCGACGTCAATGAAAGGGGCACTgaggcagctgcagccacag CTGTAATCATGTGTCGCGGCACATCCCTTCACTTCGAACCACCACCCATGTTCTTCTACGCAAACAAACCCTTTTTCTACTATATTGCCAATAAGCAGGGAATCATCCTCTTTGCCggcaaaaagcaacaatttcCAGATGTTatctaa
- the LOC133844443 gene encoding antichymotrypsin-2 isoform X10 — translation MQTELRAKRLESEKNQEKNKTLEKATNRDTHIRWLHLKQNPYLIRELNKQRKTAKQRQITNNIYRVWATHSLLLLLLLQPPLHFAQVQHQSRYSMTSPDSNNVAEFSRRLATFSINVYNKLITQKPNQNIIFSPFSIQTCAAMARLGAVGETAAQLDRGLGLISNNEAQIAESFHKVLADYENSSILHIANKIYIMTGFELKDEFSSLISKQFLSAVEPVDFAKNVEAAGQINSWVEQRTNNLIKDLVPPSALDKDSRLVLINAIHFKGNWVHQFPERDTRNEPFHLNDADSIEVPMMNLKKRFRYANLGDLDATALELPYKDSDLSMLIVLPNSKTGLSQLEEKLRSTPLSEITGALYSTEVIVKLPKFKSELEVELSETFKQLGMTHLFSNEADFSKMLQSPEELKVSKIIHKAFIDVNEKGTEAAAATGLRIMAVSMLVRKRFFARHPFAFFIKSQNNVLLFQGKHVG, via the exons ATGCAAACAGAACTGAGAGCGAAGCGCTTAGAGTCggaaaaaaatcaagaaaaaaacaaaacattggAGAAAGCTACAAACAGAGACACGCACATACGGTGGCTCCACTTGAAACAAAATCCATATTTAATTCGTGAGTTAAACAAACAACGCAAAACGGCTAAACAACGTCAGATAACGAACAACATCTACCGAG TCTGGGCGACACACtctcttctgctgcttctgcttttacAGCCACCTCTGCATTTCGCCCAAGTCCAGCATCAATCCAGATACAGTATGACCAGCCCCGATAGTAACAATGTAGCCGAGTTCTCGCGCCGCTTGGCCACATTCTCGATCAATGTGTACAACAAACTGATCACGCAGAAACCCAATCAGAACATCATCTTCTCACCCTTCTCAATCCAAACCTGTGCAGCCATGGCCCGCCTGGGAGCCGTAGGTGAAACAGCTGCCCAATTGGATCGCGGCCTTGGACTGATTTCGAACAATGAAGCACAGATTGCCGAGAGTTTCCACAAAGTGCTCGCAGATTACGAGAACAGTAGCATTCTGCATATTGCCAACAAGATCTATATCATGACTGGTTTCGAACTCAAAGATGAGTTCAGTTCACTGATCTCCAAACAGTTTCTATCCGCTGTCGAACCCGTAGACTTTGCCAAAAATGTAGAGGCTGCAGGACAAATTAATTCATGGGTTGAACAGCGTACCAACAACTTGATAAAAGATCTCGTTCCGCCCAGTGCTTTGGATAAGGATTCGCGATTGGTGTTGATAAATGCGATACACTTCAAAGGAAATTGGGTTCATCAATTCCCAGAACGTGATACCCGCAATGAACCTTTCCATTTGAACGACGCTGATAGCATTGAAGTTCCCATGATGAACTTGAAGAAACGTTTCCGATATGCGAACCTAGGTGATCTGGATGCCACAGCACTGGAATTGCCCTACAAAGACTCGGACTTGTCCATGCTGATCGTGTTGCCGAATAGCAAAACTGGTCTATCACAACTGGAGGAGAAACTTCGCAGCACTCCCCTTTCCGAGATTACAGGAGCACTCTACTCGACCGAAGTGATTGTCAAACTACCGAAGTTCAAGTCTGAGCTCGAGGTGGAGTTATCAGAGACATTTAAACAG TTGGGTATGACTCACTTGTTCTCAAATGAAGCGGACTTTAGCAAAATGCTCCAGAGTCCAGAGGAATTGAAGGTGTCGAAAATTATTCACAAGGCCTTTATCGATGTGAATGAGAAGGGCACtgaggcagctgctgccaccg GACTTCGTATAATGGCAGTATCGATGCTCGTTCGCAAACGCTTCTTCGCTAGACATCCGTTTGCATTCTTTATTAAGTCCCAAAATAATGTCTTGCTGTTCCAAGGCAAGCATGTCGGTTAA
- the LOC133844443 gene encoding uncharacterized protein LOC133844443 isoform X1: MQTELRAKRLESEKNQEKNKTLEKATNRDTHIRWLHLKQNPYLIRELNKQRKTAKQRQITNNIYRVWATHSLLLLLLLQPPLHFAQVQHQSRYSMTSPDSNNVAEFSRRLATFSINVYNKLITQKPNQNIIFSPFSIQTCAAMARLGAVGETAAQLDRGLGLISNNEAQIAESFHKVLADYENSSILHIANKIYIMTGFELKDEFSSLISKQFLSAVEPVDFAKNVEAAGQINSWVEQRTNNLIKDLVPPSALDKDSRLVLINAIHFKGNWVHQFPERDTRNEPFHLNDADSIEVPMMNLKKRFRYANLGDLDATALELPYKDSDLSMLIVLPNSKTGLSQLEEKLRSTPLSEITGALYSTEVIVKLPKFKSELEVELSETFKQLGMTHLFSNEADFSKMLQSPEELKVSKIIHKAFIDVNEKGTEAAAATGVLTDVKTDFGIDNDRAGLLQTAFVVSYMVFAPLFGYLGDRYPRRLLMAVGVTLWSTTTILGSFMHQFGWFLTFRAMVGIGEASYSTIAPTIISDLFVGSVRSQMLALFYFAIPVGSGLGYIVGSKTAHLANNWRWALRVTPILGLIAVVLIFLIKDPKRGASEASHNLQPTSFMTDVKELVKNRSFMLSTAGFTCVAFVAGALAWWGPTYIHMGLRMQPGNEDLQLDEVSFVFGLITMIAGLLGVPLGSVLSQKLRKRFPTADPVICAVGLLLSAPLLTGACLIVSSQTAVTYVLIFFGQLALNMNWAIVADILLYVVVPTRRSTAEAFQILISHALGDAGSPYLVGAISVAIKNHLSSEPKMISNQSFQSMSQVLENATETVTNTLKDMSLSPRVGSSEDVIKFEALQYSLFSTTFVEVLGGIFFLFTACYVIKDRRRAAQESMAKELRLAPGENKKDIFDSECLVMCTDIALRERA, from the exons ATGCAAACAGAACTGAGAGCGAAGCGCTTAGAGTCggaaaaaaatcaagaaaaaaacaaaacattggAGAAAGCTACAAACAGAGACACGCACATACGGTGGCTCCACTTGAAACAAAATCCATATTTAATTCGTGAGTTAAACAAACAACGCAAAACGGCTAAACAACGTCAGATAACGAACAACATCTACCGAG TCTGGGCGACACACtctcttctgctgcttctgcttttacAGCCACCTCTGCATTTCGCCCAAGTCCAGCATCAATCCAGATACAGTATGACCAGCCCCGATAGTAACAATGTAGCCGAGTTCTCGCGCCGCTTGGCCACATTCTCGATCAATGTGTACAACAAACTGATCACGCAGAAACCCAATCAGAACATCATCTTCTCACCCTTCTCAATCCAAACCTGTGCAGCCATGGCCCGCCTGGGAGCCGTAGGTGAAACAGCTGCCCAATTGGATCGCGGCCTTGGACTGATTTCGAACAATGAAGCACAGATTGCCGAGAGTTTCCACAAAGTGCTCGCAGATTACGAGAACAGTAGCATTCTGCATATTGCCAACAAGATCTATATCATGACTGGTTTCGAACTCAAAGATGAGTTCAGTTCACTGATCTCCAAACAGTTTCTATCCGCTGTCGAACCCGTAGACTTTGCCAAAAATGTAGAGGCTGCAGGACAAATTAATTCATGGGTTGAACAGCGTACCAACAACTTGATAAAAGATCTCGTTCCGCCCAGTGCTTTGGATAAGGATTCGCGATTGGTGTTGATAAATGCGATACACTTCAAAGGAAATTGGGTTCATCAATTCCCAGAACGTGATACCCGCAATGAACCTTTCCATTTGAACGACGCTGATAGCATTGAAGTTCCCATGATGAACTTGAAGAAACGTTTCCGATATGCGAACCTAGGTGATCTGGATGCCACAGCACTGGAATTGCCCTACAAAGACTCGGACTTGTCCATGCTGATCGTGTTGCCGAATAGCAAAACTGGTCTATCACAACTGGAGGAGAAACTTCGCAGCACTCCCCTTTCCGAGATTACAGGAGCACTCTACTCGACCGAAGTGATTGTCAAACTACCGAAGTTCAAGTCTGAGCTCGAGGTGGAGTTATCAGAGACATTTAAACAG TTGGGTATGACTCACTTGTTCTCAAATGAAGCGGACTTTAGCAAAATGCTCCAGAGTCCAGAGGAATTGAAGGTGTCGAAAATTATTCACAAGGCCTTTATCGATGTGAATGAGAAGGGCACtgaggcagctgctgccaccg GTGTGCTAACTGATGTAAAGACAGACTTCGGTATAGACAACGATAGAGCGGGATTATTGCAGACAGCCTTTGTCGTCTCGTATATGGTGTTTGCCCCCCTCTTTGGCTATCTGGGAGATCGCTATCCACGTCGCCTGCTTATGGCCGTGGGTGTCACATTATGGTCAACGACAACAATTTTGGGCTCGTTTATGCATCAGTTTGGATGGTTCCTCACCTTCCGTGCCATGGTCGGCATCGGCGAGGCCTCCTACAGCACAATAGCGCCAACGATCATCTCGGATCTGTTTGTGGGCAGTGTGCGATCCCAAATGCTGGCCCTTTTCTACTTTGCCATACCCGTAGGCTCTGGACTCGG TTACATTGTTGGCTCAAAGACAGCGCATTTGGCCAACAACTGGCGCTGGGCACTGCGTGTGACTCCCATTCTGGGCTTGATCGCCGTCGTGCTGATCTTCCTCATCAAGGATCCCAAGCGTGGCGCCAGCGAAGCATCGCACAATCTGCAGCCCACATCCTTCATGACGGACGTCAAGGAGCTGGTGAAGAATCGTTCGTTCATGCTCTCCACGGCCGGGTTCACGTGCGTGGCCTTTGTGGCCGGTGCACTCGCCTGGTGGGGACCAACCTACATCCACATGGGTCTCAGGATGCAGCCCGGCAACGAGGACCTGCAGCTGGATGA AGTCTCATTCGTGTTTGGCCTTATTACAATGATCGCTGGGTTGCTGGGCGTGCCGCTGGGTTCAGTTCTATCGCAAAAGCTAAGGAAACGCTTCCCCACCGCCGATCCAGTCATCTGTGCCGTTGGCCTGCTGCTTAGCGCTCCGCTTTTGACCGGCGCCTGTTTGATTGTTTCCAGCCAAACGGCTGTCACATATGTATTAATCTTTTTCGGTCAATTAGCTTTAAACATGAACTGGGCAATTGTTGCGGACATTTTGCTG TATGTGGTGGTGCCCACACGCCGTTCAACTGCCGAAGCCTTCCAAATTTTAATCTCACATGCTCTGGGCGATGCCGGCAGTCCGTATTTGGTGGGCGCA ATTTCCGTTGCAATTAAAAACCATCTGAGCTCGGAGCCAAAGATGATCAGCAATCAGAGTTTCCAGAGCATGTCGCAAGTGTTGGAAAACGCAACGGAAACCGTTACCAATACTCTCAAAGACATGTCCTTGAGCCCAAGAGTAGGC AGTTCGGAGGATGTTATCAAATTCGAGGCGCTACAGTATTCACTTTTCTCCACGACCTTTGTGGAAGTGTTGGGCGGAATTTTCTTCCTGTTCACCGCATGCTATGTGATCAAGGACAGACGCAGAGCCGCTCAAGAGTCTATGG CTAAAGAATTGAGACTGGCGCCAGGCGAGAACAAGAAAGATATCTTCGATTCGGAGTGTCTGGTCATGTGCACCGATATTGCACTGCGAGAGCGTGCGTGA